From uncultured Desulfobacter sp.:
TCCCATGACCACAAATATATATCAATTCATTGAAGTCGACCGGGTTACACCCAAGAAAAAATCCATTGAGGAGCGCAGGCATACTTTCAGGGAAATCTACGAACCTTTTCAAGAATCCCAGGTAGCCATGCAGGCGGACCGGTGTCTCAACTGCGGCAACCCATACTGCGAGTGGAAATGCCCGGTGCACAACTATATTCCAGACTGGCTCAGGCTGGCCAACGAAGGCAAAATTCTGGAGGCAGCCGATCTTTGCCACCAGACTAACAGCCTGCCGGAAATCTGCGGCAGAGTCTGCCCCCAGGACCGCCTCTGCGAAGGGACCTGCACCCTGAACACCGGATTCGGTGCTGTCACCATCGGCAGCATTGAAAAGTACATTGTGGATACCGCCTTTGATATGGGATGGCAGCCGGATCTCTCCGCCGTGGTTTCCACAGGAAAGCGGGTGGCTGTGATCGGGGCCGGTCCGGCGGGCCTTGCCTGCGCTGATGTTCTGGTGAGAAACGGGGTCTCGCCAGTGGTTTTTGACCGGCACCCTGAGATCGGGGGACTGCTGTGTTTTGGCATCCCCAACTTTAAGCTGGACAAAAAAGTGCTGGTACGGCGGCGCAGAATCTTTGAAGCCATGGGCATTGAATTCCGGTTGGGAATTGAGGTGGGAGAAGATATGGACCCCGGGGATCTGGTCGCTGAATTTGACGCCCTGTTTGTGGGTACCGGCACCTATTCCCCCATTTCCGGGGGGCTTGAAAATGAAGATGCTTCGGGTGTACTCCAGGCCCTGTCGTTTTTGATTGGCAACACGGATTATTTGATGAAAATCCAGCGGGATACCTATCCATATATTAATCTTGAGAAAAAAAATGTGGTGGTGCTGGGGGGCGGGGATACGGCCATGGATTGCCTGAGAACTGCGCTTCGCCAGGGGGCATCCAAGGCAATCTGCGCCTACCGCAGGGACAGGGAAAATATGCCGGGCTCTGCCCAGGAGGTGGACAATGCCATGGATGAGGGGGCCCGGTTTTTATTCAATGTCCAGCCTCTGGGAATTGTATTGGACGACGCCGGCCGTACCGCGGGTGTCCGTGTGGTGAAAACCCAGATGGGACAACCAGATGAAAGAGGCCGGCGAAAGCCTGTTCCCGTGCCAGACTCCCAGGAGATCATCCCTGCCCATGCTGTGATTCTGGCATTTGGCTTCAGACCCGGTCCCCTGACTTGGCTGACCCCCCTGGAGGTGAAGACAGATACAGGAACCGGCCGTATCCTGGCGTCTGAAACCAGCGCCTTTCCCCTTCAGACCGGCAATAAAAAGATCTTTGCCGGCGGTGACGCGGTATTGGGCGCAGACCTGGTGGTCACGGCAATTGCCCAGGGCCGGAAAGCAGCCATGTCAATGCTGTCTTTTTTGGGTGTTTAAGGTGTTGTGGTCAATGCCTGAAAACGCAATGGATAAATTTGGAGTTACTGCTAAAAAACACCTGACTATTTTTTTTATATGAAAGAACTAAACTAACCAGTTAGTTTCTTGCATGATTTGTTGTGGCCTAACCTCGGTGAAAGACCAGGTCGGCCATGGCCGTTATATGAAACACTCAAAGTTATCATTGACTTTGTTACAGTAAATTCATTTGAAGAGTTGGTTCAGGTAATTTTTTTTATAAAAACCAGCAAAACCGTAAGGGGGCTGTTTTAATATTCATAGATGAAATTTATATGAAAGAACTGAACTAACCAGTTAGTTTATTTCATGATTTGTTGTGGCCTAACCTCGGTGGAAGACCAGGTCGGCCATGGCCGTTATTCAAGATCTACGCAATTATCGGGGGCATGCCGGAAATCGTTCAAAAATATTCCGATCAGAAAAACATCATTGTACTTAACAGCATATTAGACAGTTTATATCCTTCTTCCTCTGGCTCTCCCCCCTTGCTGGAATCTACATTGCCTTACCTGACCCGGCGGGCGGAAGAAAACACGGCCATTACCGGCCAAATGAGTAAAGAGCTTGAAACTATAGAAAAAGAACGGCGGCGGAGAAAAAGCGCAGCTTAATTCATGATGGATTAGCTGCCTAATATTTGGTAGCCGTAAATTTTTTAAAAAAAGGAGTTATAAAATGACAAACAGCGTATTTACCGTGCCTAAACCCTATAATGAACCTGTTAAGATGTTTGCACCGGGTAGTCCGGAACGTGGTGTACTATCCGCAGAACTTGGCCGCCAAATGGCAGACCAGGTTGAAATTCCAATGATTATCAACGGCGAAGAGATCAAAACCGGTGATGTCCGTGATGTGGTCTGCCCCCATGACCATGGTCATGTGCTGGGTAAAGTGCATATGGCAGGCGAAAAAGAGATCAAGGCTGCTGTGGCCGCAGCTCTTTCTGCAAAAGCGGCCTGGGAGACTATGGACTGGCAGGAGCGTGCGGCAGTCTTTCTGAAGGCCGCAGATTTGATTTCCGGTAAATATTCGGCCAAGATAAATGCTGCCACCATGCTGGGTCAGTCCAAAAACGCCTTTCAGGCCGAAATTGACGCCACCTGCGAGTTTGTGGATTTTTTGCGCTTTAATGTCAGCTATATGGAAGAGATTTATGCCAACCAACCGTTGAGCGAAAAAGGCGTTTACAACCGGCTGGAATACCGTCCCCTGGAAGGATTTGTTTTTGCGCTGACCCCATTTAACTTTACAGCCATTGCCGGTAACCTGCCCACCTCACCGGCCATGATGGGCAACACCGTTGTGTGGAAACCCTCCACCACGGCTGTTTTGTCCAACTACTATGTGATGCGGATCTTTAAGGAGGCAGGTCTTCCAGACGGCGTCATCAACTTTATTCCGAGCCATGGCTCCCAAATCGGCGATATTTTATTCGCCCATAAGGATTTTGCCGGCATGCACTTCACGGGCTCCACGGCTGTCTTCCAAAATTTTTGGAAAAAAGCGGCCGAAAACATTGAACATTACCTTTCCTATCCCAGGATTGTGGGTGAGACCGGCGGTAAGGACTATATCTTTGCCCATGCCAGTGCCGATGTGGATGAGCTTGTCACAGGTATCATCCGCGGCGCCTTTGAGTTCCAGGGACAGAAATGCTCTGCATGTTCCCGTCTCTATGTGCCAACCTCTTTGTGGCCTGCGGTCCAGGATCAGCTCAAAGAAAAAATAGCTGAAATCAAGGTGGGTCCGGTGACTGATTTCACAAACTTTATGAATGCCGTGATTGATGAAAAATCCTTTGACAACATCGACGGTTACATTTCACGGGCACAAGAATCTTCCGATGCTGAAGTGATTATTGGCGGTCAGCGGGATAAGTCCAAGGGTTATTTTGTTCATCCCACCGTGATCCAGGCCAAAAGACCAGATTATGAATCCATGGCCGAAGAGATCTTCGGACCGGTGCTCACTGTTTATGTCTACGAAGATAAAGACCTTGATGCCACCCTGGACATCCTGGACAATACAAGCCCATATGCTCTGACCGGTGCTGTTTTTGCCCGGGACCGCAGAGTGGTCAATGCCCTGATGGCCCGGTTGACCCACACTGCCGGAAACTTTTATATTAATGATAAACCCACAGGTGCCGTGGTCGGCCAGCAACCCTTTGGCGGGGCCCGCAAAAGCGGCACCAACGATAAAGCAGGGTCCTATCTGAACCTGATCCGCTGGGTATCACCCCGGACCATTAAAGAGACCTTGGTACCGCCTCAAAATTACAGCTATCCGTTTATGGGATAACCCGCCGTATTTTGTTGAAGATTCATTCGGATGCGCCAAAGAATTTCAACCGAAGCAACCTCATGGTTATGTGAGGATTGAGATTTTTTTGGCAACGTCACAGCCGGGCGGATTTTATGCACAAAATATTTGTTTTTGGATATTAACCAAACGGCATGAGCACGCCTCACCAAAATTTGCACAATGCATTGAGAAATATTATATTAAAACAGTTATAGTTTTAAATGATTTAAGGGAGAATTTCTGTTTGGCAAACCATGGCTTCATCCGCAGGTGTATCAAGGAAACCACAGAGGGATTGAGGGCGGGGTTGACTCATTTTTCCGGACCCAGCAGGGCAGCAGTTATTTATGCCATTACACCCGACGATCCCATCTATATCTTTGATCCCCAGAATCTTCTGGCCGGGCACGAACCGAAATTCAAAAAATTGTATATTGATTCAGATGATTGGCGAAACAAGTGTTCCATCAATTATGATAAAAAAAAGTTCAGTGATCTGATTCCCGAAAAAAATCTTGGTCTGGCCGGACTGATATCTTATGGCGGCAGATCAAGTTCTATCGTTTATCAGATGTGGTTTACCGACCACCACCCGGATATGTGTACCATAGGCCCAACTGAGCGGTGGCTGGAGCATGCTGTTTACAGATTTTCCCATGATATGGCCAATGAAGAAGACTTGTACACAGGTATTTCAGGTTCTTTTCTCAAGGAATACGCCACCCATGCGGTCAGAGATTTTATTGTGGATGAAATGAATGTTTTGATTGGCTGGGATACCAGAATGAGGGTTTACCCGATTTTAGAGACCGTGCTTAAAATTTCAAGAACACCGGAAGAAGGAGAATGGCCTAGAGGTAAGCTGATTTTTGTGGAAAAAGAATCAATCCCCAAAATGAATTTTATTTTAGAACTTCCCAGGGCAGAACAGCCAGGGCTGGACAATGTCAAGCATATCAGAAAGCTGCTTCAGTCGGTTGAAAATTTAGATTTGAAACTGGTTGCCACTGAAAATACGATTATCGGGATCACCAGGGAAGATCATCCGGATTTTTCAATTTCAGTGGATTTTAGAGGCGGATATGGTTTTCTGGCACTTAATGATAAACAGGTGTGCTCTTTTTCCGACGGCAGCTTCAAATCTACCACGCATAAAGCAAAGCTGGTTCAGGTGGAAGAGGCATTGATGGACTCTGATATGGATGCTGAAAAAGCAGCTGTTTTATTTAAAATAATTACCGGGATTGTTCACAATGCTGCCGGCCTTCGGCATGGATGCAGCATTGTGATTGACCTGAATAAGTCTCCGGTTTTTATCATGGGCCATTCGCTGCTGCACCCTCTGGATTTGAAAAATCAGGATAATTATGATCTAGTTAAATCTTTGTCCAAGGTAGATGGGGCGCTGCACATAGGGAGTGATATAAAGCTGCATGGGTTTGCCTGCCTTCTGGAAGGCAGTTATGTGCCCGGTGAAAACAGGGCCAGGGGTGCCAGGTTCAATTCAGCTTTGCGGTTCACGGCAGAACACAAAAATGTTATTGTGATTGTCGTTTCATCTGATACCCTGGTCTCGGTCATGATAGGAGGTGCGGTACTAAAAACCAAATGGAAACTGGAAAAATCTCTCATATGCAACATCCCTGTACCATTGGAAAAATGGGTTGCTGCAAGCAAAGAATGCCCGAACTGTGAATTATAATATGAAAGTTATGCCATGATCCAAGAAGCCATAGAACAGTTAATATTCCCTGTGTTTCCCGAACTTCCCCAATCCCTTTACCAGACCTTGCAGCGGCGGATCCAAGATTATTTTTCTGCCGGGGATATACAGGATATCAGTCGGCTGCCTGTCACGGCCCTGGATTTTACCCGGGTGATGCTGTTCAGCCCTTTTACCGCTGAACATATTACAGCTAACCCCTTGATACTTGACCGGCTTGGTAAAAGCGGGGATCTTGACACGTCATATGCCCCGGGTGACATCAAAAAAAAACTTGGGGATTTTATCGGGGATAATCACAATAGCGAAAAGTTTAGAGCCCGGTTCCTTGAATTCAAGGTGTATGAAATCATTCGTATTGCCTGGCGCGATCTTACAGGTGCGGCGCCATTATCCGAAACCATGGCGGATCTGTCCGATCTTGCCTGTGCCTGCATTTCCTTTGGTTTTGAACAACTGTATCCGGTTTTAACCCAAAAATGGGGAACCCCCAGGGACAGCAACGGTAATGCCCAGAATATTGTGGTACTGGGCATGGGTAAGCTTGGGGCCGGCGAGTTGAATTTTTCTTCGGATATTGATCTTATTTTTGTATACCCCCATTCGGGTCAGACCGATGGAGACAGATCCATATCCAATGATGAGTTTTTCACAAAACTGTGCCGGGAATTTATCAAGCTGTTTTCAATGGGCAACGGCACTCATTTTTACCGGGTGGATACCCGTCTGCGTCCGTTTGGGGACAGCGGGCCACTTGTTATGGATGCGGAAGCTTTTGAACATTATTACCAGTCCCAGGGCCGGGAATGGGAACGCTACGCCATGATTAAAGCAAGCCCGGTGGCAGGGGACATTGCAGCGGGCAACACAATTATTCAATCCCTGAAACCCTTTATTTTCCGCAGATATCTGGACTACGGCTCCTTTGATTCTTTCAGGGACATGAAACAGCGCATAACACTGCAGGTGAAAAACGCCAGACTAAAACATAATATCAAGATAGGGGCCGGCGGTATCAGGGAGATTGAATTTTTCGGTCAACTTTTTCAGCTCATTAGAGGCGGGGTGGAACCGGCACTTCAGGCCAGGCCCATATTGTTGGTGCTGGATACGTTGGTAGAAAAAAAGTTGGTAGATAAAAAAGTGTGTGATGAACTCAAAGACGCCTATCATTTTCTTCGGCTTGTGGAAAACAGGCTCCAGGCGTACCAGGACCGGCAGATCCACGACATCCCCGAAGATCCGGTTCAGCGACAGATCCTTGCCCTGTCCATGGGATATGATGATGAAGATGCATTTTATGGGGAGCTGTCCAGGATTCAAGGTGTCGTGCACAAACATTTTTCCAGGCTTCTGGTACAAGCCGACGATGAAGACAAAGACAGCAGCAGCGAGGAGTTGAAACAGATATGGGACAGTATCACAGATCCCCAGTTTCATGGTGAAGATCTCTCTATTTCCGGTTACCGGGATACGGAATCTGTGGTGCGGCTTCTTAAAGCCCTGGCAGCGCATCCCCACACCCGCCAGCTTTCCCAGACCGGGCGAAATAAACTGTCCCAGCTTCTGCCCCAATTGATTAAAAAGGTGGGTCAACACCCGGATTCAGACGAGGTGATGGCCAAACTCATTGATCTGGTGGCGACCATTGAGCGGCGCACTTGTTACTTGTCTTTACTCATTGAAAATAAAGGTGCTCTGGATAACCTGATCGTACTTGCCCGCAAAAGCCCATGGATTATTTCCTTTTTAAGCCGGCACCCCGTACTTTTAGATGAACTGATGGATCCGGTTACTCTGTACTCGCCTCCCAAACGGGATATGCTTGAACGGGAAATGGAACGTAGCATGGCCCGGGTCCAAAAAGGGGATCTGGAACTCCTGCTGGAAGAACTCAATATTTTTCGCCAGATCAATACGCTTAGGGTGGCTGCGGCAGATGTATCAGGCAATTTTCCGCTGATGAAAGTCAGTGATCATCTGACCTGGATTGCTGAAACCATTCTTAACCAGGTGGTGGCGTCATCATGGCAGATTGTTACCGAAAAATATGGGTATCCGAAGGGTATGGAAGGCAAAGGCATTGAAGGGTGCGGGTTTATTGTCATTGCCTACGGCAAGGTGGGCGGCCTTGAAATGGGATATAAATCCGATCTGGATCTGGTTTTTATTTATGATGCTGAATCCGGATACACCAGCGGAACAGAACGCTCCATCGACATCGGCCGTTTTTATTCCAATCTTGGCCAGCGTATTATCCATGCCCTGACCATGCATACCCCGGCCGGTACCCTCTACGGCGCGGATATGCGGCTTCGTCCCGGCGGGGATTCAGGCACTATTATTACTCATATCCAGGCATATGAGGATTATCTTAAAAATAAGGCCTGGACATTTGAACACCAGGCCTTGATCCGGGCCCGCCCTGTGGCCGGTGATCCGGCATTATTCAAACACTTTGATACCATTCGTAAAAAAATTCTTGCCCGTGAACGTGATGATTCAATATTGAAAAACGAAGTTGGGCAGATGCGTGAAAAAATGCGGCTCCAGCGGTTAAAGTACGAACCCGGACTGTTTAATCTCAAGCAGGGCCGGGGGGGAATTGTGGATATTGAATTCCTTGTTCAATATCTTGTGCTGCGCCATGCCTGTGATCATCCCGACGTTTTGGAATGGACCGACAATATCCGTCTGCTTGAAGCCCTGAGTGTGGATGCCCTTATATCCGGTGAAGAGAGCGGCATTCTCCAGAACGCCTATGTGGCCATGCGAAAAACCATACACCGGCTCACTCTCCAGGAGCGGTCCGCAGATGTTGATGAGGATCTGTTCAGTGAGCAGGCCGCCAAAGTAGCGCAGATTTATGATGCTGCCTTTATGTCTTAACTCGATGATCGAGTCTTAAGGGTTCGGCACATTTATCATTAGTCTATATAAAACTACCGATACAATTTGTTTTATTTAACCCGGCATCAACCCGAATTTCTTTTCCAGGAACCCAGGTTGATGCCGGGTTAATATTCTCAGAGCCTGTTTAAAAATAAATAAATCGGCTGCAATCACATGAGAATCGCCCGAATCATTTAATTTTTAAACAGGCTTTCAACACTTTTTCAACCCGTTTTCAACAATTCGATATTTTTTTGAACCAGCGCAAAGATTATTATTTAATAAGGATTTTTATTTGTTTTGAACATGTTTTAAACACAGTTTTCATAAGCTTTTAAACATAGTGTTATATTCATTGACATTTTATTGATACTGTTTTGAACTTTTTAGACGAGTTTGTTTATAAATGCAGGAATATGGTAAAATATATAATTACCATTAATGAAAATATATACCCCGTTTATTATGGACAAACTTAAAAAACATTGGAAATACGACCATGACGACACCTAAAGACACCATGAACAGCACGTCAAATCGTGAATTTCTTGGCAGCGGCACTTTCAAATTTGCCTGTCACGACGATGTGTCTTGCTTTACCTGTTGCTGTCATAACGCCGACATGTATCTTTATCCCTATGACATTGTGCGCATGAAGCAAAATCTTAACATGACCTCGGAAGAGTTCCTGGTTGCCCATACCACAACAGCCATCCGCGACATGCCCACCTTTCCCAATGTGATGTTGAAAATGAGCGACCGGCAGGGTAACCCCTGTACGTTTCTGACGGAAAAAGGGTGTACGATTTATTTAGATAGACCCTACTCCTGCCGGGCTTATCCTCTGGAGCCGGCCATTTATGGTGACGCCGACGGCAGCATGCACGTACAGTACTATGTCATGCATCATGATTACTGCAAAGGGCATGGTGAAGATAAAACCTGGAGTGCTAAATCGTGGATGGCGGATCAGGAAATGGAAGCATATCATGAACCCAACAATTGCTGGGCCAGGATTGCAGGCCGTTTACAGTCCGATTTTTTCAGTACCCAGGGCATTGATACCAACAGCCCGCTCATGAAAATGGCTTTCATGGCCAGTTACAACATGGATACCTTCCGCCGTTTTGTTTTTGAAAGCAGTTTTTTATCGCGTTATATTGTC
This genomic window contains:
- a CDS encoding DNA integrity scanning protein DisA nucleotide-binding domain protein, translated to MANHGFIRRCIKETTEGLRAGLTHFSGPSRAAVIYAITPDDPIYIFDPQNLLAGHEPKFKKLYIDSDDWRNKCSINYDKKKFSDLIPEKNLGLAGLISYGGRSSSIVYQMWFTDHHPDMCTIGPTERWLEHAVYRFSHDMANEEDLYTGISGSFLKEYATHAVRDFIVDEMNVLIGWDTRMRVYPILETVLKISRTPEEGEWPRGKLIFVEKESIPKMNFILELPRAEQPGLDNVKHIRKLLQSVENLDLKLVATENTIIGITREDHPDFSISVDFRGGYGFLALNDKQVCSFSDGSFKSTTHKAKLVQVEEALMDSDMDAEKAAVLFKIITGIVHNAAGLRHGCSIVIDLNKSPVFIMGHSLLHPLDLKNQDNYDLVKSLSKVDGALHIGSDIKLHGFACLLEGSYVPGENRARGARFNSALRFTAEHKNVIVIVVSSDTLVSVMIGGAVLKTKWKLEKSLICNIPVPLEKWVAASKECPNCEL
- a CDS encoding YkgJ family cysteine cluster protein; this translates as MTTPKDTMNSTSNREFLGSGTFKFACHDDVSCFTCCCHNADMYLYPYDIVRMKQNLNMTSEEFLVAHTTTAIRDMPTFPNVMLKMSDRQGNPCTFLTEKGCTIYLDRPYSCRAYPLEPAIYGDADGSMHVQYYVMHHDYCKGHGEDKTWSAKSWMADQEMEAYHEPNNCWARIAGRLQSDFFSTQGIDTNSPLMKMAFMASYNMDTFRRFVFESSFLSRYIVPQQQLDVVKEDDRELLMLGLSWIERFLFSEGPLEERT
- a CDS encoding FAD-dependent oxidoreductase → MTTNIYQFIEVDRVTPKKKSIEERRHTFREIYEPFQESQVAMQADRCLNCGNPYCEWKCPVHNYIPDWLRLANEGKILEAADLCHQTNSLPEICGRVCPQDRLCEGTCTLNTGFGAVTIGSIEKYIVDTAFDMGWQPDLSAVVSTGKRVAVIGAGPAGLACADVLVRNGVSPVVFDRHPEIGGLLCFGIPNFKLDKKVLVRRRRIFEAMGIEFRLGIEVGEDMDPGDLVAEFDALFVGTGTYSPISGGLENEDASGVLQALSFLIGNTDYLMKIQRDTYPYINLEKKNVVVLGGGDTAMDCLRTALRQGASKAICAYRRDRENMPGSAQEVDNAMDEGARFLFNVQPLGIVLDDAGRTAGVRVVKTQMGQPDERGRRKPVPVPDSQEIIPAHAVILAFGFRPGPLTWLTPLEVKTDTGTGRILASETSAFPLQTGNKKIFAGGDAVLGADLVVTAIAQGRKAAMSMLSFLGV
- the pruA gene encoding L-glutamate gamma-semialdehyde dehydrogenase translates to MTNSVFTVPKPYNEPVKMFAPGSPERGVLSAELGRQMADQVEIPMIINGEEIKTGDVRDVVCPHDHGHVLGKVHMAGEKEIKAAVAAALSAKAAWETMDWQERAAVFLKAADLISGKYSAKINAATMLGQSKNAFQAEIDATCEFVDFLRFNVSYMEEIYANQPLSEKGVYNRLEYRPLEGFVFALTPFNFTAIAGNLPTSPAMMGNTVVWKPSTTAVLSNYYVMRIFKEAGLPDGVINFIPSHGSQIGDILFAHKDFAGMHFTGSTAVFQNFWKKAAENIEHYLSYPRIVGETGGKDYIFAHASADVDELVTGIIRGAFEFQGQKCSACSRLYVPTSLWPAVQDQLKEKIAEIKVGPVTDFTNFMNAVIDEKSFDNIDGYISRAQESSDAEVIIGGQRDKSKGYFVHPTVIQAKRPDYESMAEEIFGPVLTVYVYEDKDLDATLDILDNTSPYALTGAVFARDRRVVNALMARLTHTAGNFYINDKPTGAVVGQQPFGGARKSGTNDKAGSYLNLIRWVSPRTIKETLVPPQNYSYPFMG
- the glnE gene encoding bifunctional [glutamate--ammonia ligase]-adenylyl-L-tyrosine phosphorylase/[glutamate--ammonia-ligase] adenylyltransferase, encoding MIQEAIEQLIFPVFPELPQSLYQTLQRRIQDYFSAGDIQDISRLPVTALDFTRVMLFSPFTAEHITANPLILDRLGKSGDLDTSYAPGDIKKKLGDFIGDNHNSEKFRARFLEFKVYEIIRIAWRDLTGAAPLSETMADLSDLACACISFGFEQLYPVLTQKWGTPRDSNGNAQNIVVLGMGKLGAGELNFSSDIDLIFVYPHSGQTDGDRSISNDEFFTKLCREFIKLFSMGNGTHFYRVDTRLRPFGDSGPLVMDAEAFEHYYQSQGREWERYAMIKASPVAGDIAAGNTIIQSLKPFIFRRYLDYGSFDSFRDMKQRITLQVKNARLKHNIKIGAGGIREIEFFGQLFQLIRGGVEPALQARPILLVLDTLVEKKLVDKKVCDELKDAYHFLRLVENRLQAYQDRQIHDIPEDPVQRQILALSMGYDDEDAFYGELSRIQGVVHKHFSRLLVQADDEDKDSSSEELKQIWDSITDPQFHGEDLSISGYRDTESVVRLLKALAAHPHTRQLSQTGRNKLSQLLPQLIKKVGQHPDSDEVMAKLIDLVATIERRTCYLSLLIENKGALDNLIVLARKSPWIISFLSRHPVLLDELMDPVTLYSPPKRDMLEREMERSMARVQKGDLELLLEELNIFRQINTLRVAAADVSGNFPLMKVSDHLTWIAETILNQVVASSWQIVTEKYGYPKGMEGKGIEGCGFIVIAYGKVGGLEMGYKSDLDLVFIYDAESGYTSGTERSIDIGRFYSNLGQRIIHALTMHTPAGTLYGADMRLRPGGDSGTIITHIQAYEDYLKNKAWTFEHQALIRARPVAGDPALFKHFDTIRKKILARERDDSILKNEVGQMREKMRLQRLKYEPGLFNLKQGRGGIVDIEFLVQYLVLRHACDHPDVLEWTDNIRLLEALSVDALISGEESGILQNAYVAMRKTIHRLTLQERSADVDEDLFSEQAAKVAQIYDAAFMS